The following proteins are encoded in a genomic region of Gossypium hirsutum isolate 1008001.06 chromosome D05, Gossypium_hirsutum_v2.1, whole genome shotgun sequence:
- the LOC121217636 gene encoding NEDD8-specific protease 1 codes for MGKSAADEKILSYNDVVLRRSDLDILSGPYYLNDRIIEFYFSLLSSSHPSEDILLVPPSIAFWITNCPDVDGLKDFLEPLKLPDKNLVIFPVNNNDDVSLAEGGSHWSLLAYYRSANIFVHHDSNQQMNKRHAMKLFKSVVGYNGGPSSTSNDKYQECIDTPQQVNGYDCGLHVTATARTICSWYESSENKDGTDLWFSALKEQVTPSVVGEMRQEILGLIKDLMAKQ; via the coding sequence ATGGGAAAATCTGCTGCAGATGAAAAGATTCTCAGTTACAACGATGTTGTGCTTAGACGATCAGACTTGGACATCCTCAGTGGTCCGTATTATCTGAATGATAGAATCATCGAGTTCTATTTTAGTCTCCTATCTTCAAGTCATCCTTCAGAGGACATCCTATTGGTTCCACCATCAATTGCTTTCTGGATAACTAACTGCCCCGATGTTGATGGTCTCAAAGATTTTCTGGAACCCCTTAAATTGCCGGATAAGAACCTCGTGATTTTTCCGGTCAATAACAACGATGATGTAAGCTTAGCTGAAGGCGGCAGTCACTGGAGCTTACTTGCATATTACCGAAGTGCTAATATCTTTGTCCATCACGATAGCAATCAGCAAATGAATAAGAGGCATGCTATGAAGCTGTTTAAATCTGTGGTTGGTTATAATGGTGGTCCAAGTTCAACCAGTAATGACAAGTATCAAGAATGCATCGACACACCTCAGCAAGTTAATGGCTACGATTGTGGCTTACACGTTACAGCTACTGCGAGAACCATATGCTCATGGTATGAAAGCAGTGAAAACAAAGATGGCACTGATTTGTGGTTTTCTGCTCTAAAGGAGCAGGTGACTCCGTCGGTGGTTGGTGAAATGAGGCAAGAGATACTGGGGTTGATCAAAGATCTAATGGCCAAGCAATGA
- the LOC107959258 gene encoding interactor of constitutive active ROPs 3 isoform X1, translated as MQTSKGRNGSSEVPPRVYPRAVRRLKPTTLDTEAVSTSNRAIRTSKEKSPKVVERYLPRSQAPEKKRPSRISELEVRNSQLQEELKVVKEQLNSSESCENQAQRDAKEFKKQLLSMSAKPETCRKQLLESASEGTRVVELELISQGRHQALQPELEATRKQQSLDSAVNEIQRLKDHLEMVAESEAKQTKQAESTILDFKDLNGNLIETLSLVSNMKNRLKDGQESEPQAEVLASETLLQLEAAKKTVEALRSEGMKAVEAYNSIASDIDQSRERVYSLEGLINKLKADLINAGGIISLDSDGGRIVVEHRTRESEKPEESQQLEAEISSLRSALETAEIKRLEEQIQSIIQIKSAHEQMDRINTREAELLAELEKANSYVIDLKANLMDKETKLQGISEENEELHMKIEKNLLCRREVELENKLKALKEAVVDLKANMMDKETKLQNISDENEMLRSEIRKRDMNIGKSNDKVAAELELTRAAKQEAIMKLGLAMEEADKNNRKATRVAEQLEAAQAANSEMAAELRRLKVQSEQWRKAAELAAALLSAGNNGKKLIERTGSLDSNYNPKISSPYTEDMDDDLLNKKNGNMLKKIGILWKKPLK; from the exons ATGCAGACATCAAAAGGAAG AAATGGATCTTCGGAAGTGCCGCCAAGGGTCTATCCTCGAGCAGTTCGTCGACTCAAGCCAACCACACTAGACACCGAAGCAGTTTCTACTTCGAATCGGGCAATCAGAACTTCAAAAGAGAAAAGCCCTAAGGTTGTTGAGCGCTATTTACCTAGAAGCCAAGCTCCAGAG AAGAAGCGCCCCAGCAGAATATCTGAACTGGAGGTACGGAATTCACAGCTTCAAGAAGAATTAAAGGTGGTGAAGGAGCAGTTAAATTCTTCCGAATCATGCGAGAACCAGGCTCAGCGAGATGCCAAGGAGTTCAAGAAGCAACTGTTGTCCATGTCTGCAAAGCCCGAAACGTGTCGAAAACAGCTTCTTGAGTCTGCCTCTGAGGGAACTCGTGTTGTTGAACTCGAGCTGATATCACAAGGACGGCATCAAGCCTTGCAGCCGGAGCTTGAAGCTACCCGAAAGCAGCAGTCTCTTGACTCGGCTGTGAATGAGATTCAACGACTTAAGGATCATCTTGAAATGGTGGCTGAATCTGAGGCTAAACAGACCAAGCAAGCGGAATCAACGATTTTGGATTTTAAGGACTTGAACGGAAACCTGATCGAAACTCTTTCTCTTGTATCAAACATGAAAAACCGGCTAAAGGATGGCCAAGAATCGGAACCTCAGGCCGAAGTATTGGCTAGTGAAACTCTGCTACAACTTGAAGCTGCGAAAAAGACTGTTGAGGCACTTAGATCCGAAGGCATGAAGGCCGTCGAAgcttacaattccattgcttcaGACATAGATCAGTCAAGGGAACGTGTTTATTCACTGGAAGGTCTTATTAACAAACTTAAGGCAGACCTGATCAACGCTGGTGGCATTATCTCTCTTGATTCTGATGGTGGTCGTATAGTTGTCGAGCATCGAACACGAGAAAGTGAGAAACCTGAGGAATCTCAGCAACTTGAAGCAGAGATTTCTTCTTTAAGATCTGCTCTCGAAACAGCTGAGATTAAACGCCTTGAAGAACAAATCCAAAGCATTATACAGATAAAGAGTGCTCATGAGCAGATGGACCGGATAAACACCAGGGAGGCAGAGTTGTTAGCCGAACTAGAGAAAGCAAACTCTTATGTTATTGACTTGAAGGCGAATCTGATGGATAAGGAAACTAAGTTGCAGGGTATTTCGGAGGAAAATGAAGAGCTACACATGAAGATTGAGAAAAACTTGTTATGCCGGCGAGAAGTGGAACTCGAAAACAAGCTTAAGGCATTGAAGGAAGCTGTTGTTGATCTGAAGGCAAATATGATGGATAAGGAGACAAAACTTCAAAATATATCCGATGAGAACGAGATGCTCCGGTCGGAAATCCGTAAAAGGGACATGAACATAGGTAAATCGAACGATAAAGTGGCTGCTGAGCTAGAGTTGACAAGGGCTGCAAAGCAAGAAGCTATTATGAAGCTTGGACTTGCAATGGAGGAGGCAGATAAGAATAACAGGAAAGCAACCAGGGTGGCTGAACAGCTTGAGGCTGCACAGGCGGCCAATTCGGAAATGGCGGCCGAGTTGAGAAGATTGAAGGTGCAATCGGAGCAGTGGCGCAAGGCTGCGGAATTAGCTGCTGCATTGCTTTCAGCAGGTAATAATGGAAAGAAGCTCATTGAGAGAACTGGTTCATTGGACAGCAACTATAATCCAAAGATTAGCTCACCTTATACTGAAGATATGGATGATGATTTGCTGAATAAGAAAAATGGGAACATGCTGAAGAAGATTGGGATCTTATGGAAGAAGCCACTGAAATAG
- the LOC107959258 gene encoding interactor of constitutive active ROPs 3 isoform X3, with protein MSAKPETCRKQLLESASEGTRVVELELISQGRHQALQPELEATRKQQSLDSAVNEIQRLKDHLEMVAESEAKQTKQAESTILDFKDLNGNLIETLSLVSNMKNRLKDGQESEPQAEVLASETLLQLEAAKKTVEALRSEGMKAVEAYNSIASDIDQSRERVYSLEGLINKLKADLINAGGIISLDSDGGRIVVEHRTRESEKPEESQQLEAEISSLRSALETAEIKRLEEQIQSIIQIKSAHEQMDRINTREAELLAELEKANSYVIDLKANLMDKETKLQGISEENEELHMKIEKNLLCRREVELENKLKALKEAVVDLKANMMDKETKLQNISDENEMLRSEIRKRDMNIGKSNDKVAAELELTRAAKQEAIMKLGLAMEEADKNNRKATRVAEQLEAAQAANSEMAAELRRLKVQSEQWRKAAELAAALLSAGNNGKKLIERTGSLDSNYNPKISSPYTEDMDDDLLNKKNGNMLKKIGILWKKPLK; from the coding sequence ATGTCTGCAAAGCCCGAAACGTGTCGAAAACAGCTTCTTGAGTCTGCCTCTGAGGGAACTCGTGTTGTTGAACTCGAGCTGATATCACAAGGACGGCATCAAGCCTTGCAGCCGGAGCTTGAAGCTACCCGAAAGCAGCAGTCTCTTGACTCGGCTGTGAATGAGATTCAACGACTTAAGGATCATCTTGAAATGGTGGCTGAATCTGAGGCTAAACAGACCAAGCAAGCGGAATCAACGATTTTGGATTTTAAGGACTTGAACGGAAACCTGATCGAAACTCTTTCTCTTGTATCAAACATGAAAAACCGGCTAAAGGATGGCCAAGAATCGGAACCTCAGGCCGAAGTATTGGCTAGTGAAACTCTGCTACAACTTGAAGCTGCGAAAAAGACTGTTGAGGCACTTAGATCCGAAGGCATGAAGGCCGTCGAAgcttacaattccattgcttcaGACATAGATCAGTCAAGGGAACGTGTTTATTCACTGGAAGGTCTTATTAACAAACTTAAGGCAGACCTGATCAACGCTGGTGGCATTATCTCTCTTGATTCTGATGGTGGTCGTATAGTTGTCGAGCATCGAACACGAGAAAGTGAGAAACCTGAGGAATCTCAGCAACTTGAAGCAGAGATTTCTTCTTTAAGATCTGCTCTCGAAACAGCTGAGATTAAACGCCTTGAAGAACAAATCCAAAGCATTATACAGATAAAGAGTGCTCATGAGCAGATGGACCGGATAAACACCAGGGAGGCAGAGTTGTTAGCCGAACTAGAGAAAGCAAACTCTTATGTTATTGACTTGAAGGCGAATCTGATGGATAAGGAAACTAAGTTGCAGGGTATTTCGGAGGAAAATGAAGAGCTACACATGAAGATTGAGAAAAACTTGTTATGCCGGCGAGAAGTGGAACTCGAAAACAAGCTTAAGGCATTGAAGGAAGCTGTTGTTGATCTGAAGGCAAATATGATGGATAAGGAGACAAAACTTCAAAATATATCCGATGAGAACGAGATGCTCCGGTCGGAAATCCGTAAAAGGGACATGAACATAGGTAAATCGAACGATAAAGTGGCTGCTGAGCTAGAGTTGACAAGGGCTGCAAAGCAAGAAGCTATTATGAAGCTTGGACTTGCAATGGAGGAGGCAGATAAGAATAACAGGAAAGCAACCAGGGTGGCTGAACAGCTTGAGGCTGCACAGGCGGCCAATTCGGAAATGGCGGCCGAGTTGAGAAGATTGAAGGTGCAATCGGAGCAGTGGCGCAAGGCTGCGGAATTAGCTGCTGCATTGCTTTCAGCAGGTAATAATGGAAAGAAGCTCATTGAGAGAACTGGTTCATTGGACAGCAACTATAATCCAAAGATTAGCTCACCTTATACTGAAGATATGGATGATGATTTGCTGAATAAGAAAAATGGGAACATGCTGAAGAAGATTGGGATCTTATGGAAGAAGCCACTGAAATAG
- the LOC107959257 gene encoding dof zinc finger protein DOF3.1 yields the protein MDPSTRQHQEMANPSMENMSVNSKGQQARKPRPQHEQALKCPRCDSINTKFCYYNNYSLSQPRYFCKSCRRYWTKGGTLRNVPVGGGCRKNKRSSSSSSSSSSSKRSQDQPLLTSNTNPLIAGHLPPLNYDTNDLSLAFARLQKQSGFPLGFDDFGNPSLNGCTSSTSPPNPAIVDALRSSFLGNQNSLQNFYYGFGNENMGEVEDMGFNGELMVPYHNEEMSNASTVTTMKQELSIADFDSGRGTWNGFNSSWHGLLNSPLM from the exons ATGGATCCTTCTACCAGACAACACcag gaGATGGCTAACCCTTCAATGGAAAACATGTCGGTTAACTCAAAAGGACAACAAGCGAGAAAGCCAAGACCTCAACATGAACAAGCACTCAAGTGCCCAAGATGTGATTCCATCAACACCAAATTTTGTTATTACAACAACTACAGCCTTTCTCAGCCAAGGTATTTTTGCAAGTCATGCAGGAGGTACTGGACCAAAGGAGGCACATTGAGAAATGTTCCGGTGGGCGGTGGGTGCAGGAAGAACAAaagatcatcatcatcatcgtcatcgtcatcatcatcaaAGAGAAGCCAAGATCAACCGTTATTAACATCCAATACTAACCCACTCATTGCTGGTCACCTCCCACCTTTGAATTACGACACCAATGACCTAAGCCTGGCCTTTGCTCGGCTCCAAAAACAATCTGGTTTCCCTTTAGggtttgatgattttggaaacCCTAGCCTTAACGGTTGTACCAGTAGTACTTCACCACCCAATCCTGCCATTGTTGATGCACTAAGAAGCAGTTTCCTTGGAAACCAGAACAGCTTGCAGAATTTTTACTATGGGTTTGGAAATGAGAACATGGGGGAGGTTGAAGATATGGGGTTTAACGGGGAACTTATGGTACCATATCATAATGAAGAAATGAGTAACGCAAGTACAGTTACAACAATGAAGCAAGAGCTTTCCATTGCCGACTTTGATTCTGGAAGAGGAACCTGGAATGGCTTCAATTCGTCTTGGCATGGACTTCTCAATAGCCCTCTAATgtag
- the LOC107959258 gene encoding interactor of constitutive active ROPs 3 isoform X2 gives MFNRNGSSEVPPRVYPRAVRRLKPTTLDTEAVSTSNRAIRTSKEKSPKVVERYLPRSQAPEKKRPSRISELEVRNSQLQEELKVVKEQLNSSESCENQAQRDAKEFKKQLLSMSAKPETCRKQLLESASEGTRVVELELISQGRHQALQPELEATRKQQSLDSAVNEIQRLKDHLEMVAESEAKQTKQAESTILDFKDLNGNLIETLSLVSNMKNRLKDGQESEPQAEVLASETLLQLEAAKKTVEALRSEGMKAVEAYNSIASDIDQSRERVYSLEGLINKLKADLINAGGIISLDSDGGRIVVEHRTRESEKPEESQQLEAEISSLRSALETAEIKRLEEQIQSIIQIKSAHEQMDRINTREAELLAELEKANSYVIDLKANLMDKETKLQGISEENEELHMKIEKNLLCRREVELENKLKALKEAVVDLKANMMDKETKLQNISDENEMLRSEIRKRDMNIGKSNDKVAAELELTRAAKQEAIMKLGLAMEEADKNNRKATRVAEQLEAAQAANSEMAAELRRLKVQSEQWRKAAELAAALLSAGNNGKKLIERTGSLDSNYNPKISSPYTEDMDDDLLNKKNGNMLKKIGILWKKPLK, from the exons ATGTTTAACAGAAATGGATCTTCGGAAGTGCCGCCAAGGGTCTATCCTCGAGCAGTTCGTCGACTCAAGCCAACCACACTAGACACCGAAGCAGTTTCTACTTCGAATCGGGCAATCAGAACTTCAAAAGAGAAAAGCCCTAAGGTTGTTGAGCGCTATTTACCTAGAAGCCAAGCTCCAGAG AAGAAGCGCCCCAGCAGAATATCTGAACTGGAGGTACGGAATTCACAGCTTCAAGAAGAATTAAAGGTGGTGAAGGAGCAGTTAAATTCTTCCGAATCATGCGAGAACCAGGCTCAGCGAGATGCCAAGGAGTTCAAGAAGCAACTGTTGTCCATGTCTGCAAAGCCCGAAACGTGTCGAAAACAGCTTCTTGAGTCTGCCTCTGAGGGAACTCGTGTTGTTGAACTCGAGCTGATATCACAAGGACGGCATCAAGCCTTGCAGCCGGAGCTTGAAGCTACCCGAAAGCAGCAGTCTCTTGACTCGGCTGTGAATGAGATTCAACGACTTAAGGATCATCTTGAAATGGTGGCTGAATCTGAGGCTAAACAGACCAAGCAAGCGGAATCAACGATTTTGGATTTTAAGGACTTGAACGGAAACCTGATCGAAACTCTTTCTCTTGTATCAAACATGAAAAACCGGCTAAAGGATGGCCAAGAATCGGAACCTCAGGCCGAAGTATTGGCTAGTGAAACTCTGCTACAACTTGAAGCTGCGAAAAAGACTGTTGAGGCACTTAGATCCGAAGGCATGAAGGCCGTCGAAgcttacaattccattgcttcaGACATAGATCAGTCAAGGGAACGTGTTTATTCACTGGAAGGTCTTATTAACAAACTTAAGGCAGACCTGATCAACGCTGGTGGCATTATCTCTCTTGATTCTGATGGTGGTCGTATAGTTGTCGAGCATCGAACACGAGAAAGTGAGAAACCTGAGGAATCTCAGCAACTTGAAGCAGAGATTTCTTCTTTAAGATCTGCTCTCGAAACAGCTGAGATTAAACGCCTTGAAGAACAAATCCAAAGCATTATACAGATAAAGAGTGCTCATGAGCAGATGGACCGGATAAACACCAGGGAGGCAGAGTTGTTAGCCGAACTAGAGAAAGCAAACTCTTATGTTATTGACTTGAAGGCGAATCTGATGGATAAGGAAACTAAGTTGCAGGGTATTTCGGAGGAAAATGAAGAGCTACACATGAAGATTGAGAAAAACTTGTTATGCCGGCGAGAAGTGGAACTCGAAAACAAGCTTAAGGCATTGAAGGAAGCTGTTGTTGATCTGAAGGCAAATATGATGGATAAGGAGACAAAACTTCAAAATATATCCGATGAGAACGAGATGCTCCGGTCGGAAATCCGTAAAAGGGACATGAACATAGGTAAATCGAACGATAAAGTGGCTGCTGAGCTAGAGTTGACAAGGGCTGCAAAGCAAGAAGCTATTATGAAGCTTGGACTTGCAATGGAGGAGGCAGATAAGAATAACAGGAAAGCAACCAGGGTGGCTGAACAGCTTGAGGCTGCACAGGCGGCCAATTCGGAAATGGCGGCCGAGTTGAGAAGATTGAAGGTGCAATCGGAGCAGTGGCGCAAGGCTGCGGAATTAGCTGCTGCATTGCTTTCAGCAGGTAATAATGGAAAGAAGCTCATTGAGAGAACTGGTTCATTGGACAGCAACTATAATCCAAAGATTAGCTCACCTTATACTGAAGATATGGATGATGATTTGCTGAATAAGAAAAATGGGAACATGCTGAAGAAGATTGGGATCTTATGGAAGAAGCCACTGAAATAG